One window of Mesorhizobium sp. WSM4904 genomic DNA carries:
- the xdhC gene encoding xanthine dehydrogenase accessory protein XdhC produces MNAKVQSLKDFLRQPGRVALVEVATTKGSTPREAGAFMLVSASAIFGTIGGGQLEFMAIDKARQMLCRPASSKCSSLEIADVSAAPHPPAGTFSPYSDGEKGASRNAGDSLSPFLRGEGKGEGQRDADKVVATLDVPLGPEIGQCCGGRVEVLIRPIDAALEQQLISKAEAEEARLPHVYVFGGGHVGQALAASLALLPVHAVVVETRADALEGMPETVETRLTPMPESIVREAPAGSAFAILTHDHALDFLIVAEALKRDDTAYVGMIGSKTKKATFKNWFLKSAEGSEAEFDRLISPIGGNAVKDKRPPVIAALAAAEIMTALASHSAEASAAPEKAMAG; encoded by the coding sequence ATGAACGCGAAGGTGCAAAGCCTGAAGGACTTTCTCCGCCAACCCGGCCGGGTCGCGCTGGTCGAGGTCGCGACGACGAAAGGCTCGACGCCGCGCGAGGCCGGTGCCTTCATGCTCGTCTCGGCGTCGGCGATTTTCGGCACCATCGGCGGCGGCCAGCTCGAGTTCATGGCGATCGACAAGGCGCGGCAGATGTTGTGTCGACCTGCCTCATCAAAGTGCAGTTCCCTGGAAATTGCAGACGTCAGCGCAGCCCCTCATCCGCCTGCCGGCACCTTCTCCCCGTATAGTGACGGGGAGAAGGGGGCTAGTCGCAACGCCGGCGACTCCCTCTCCCCGTTCTTACGGGGAGAGGGTAAGGGTGAGGGGCAGCGCGACGCTGACAAAGTTGTCGCCACACTCGATGTGCCGTTAGGTCCTGAGATCGGCCAATGCTGCGGCGGGCGGGTCGAGGTGCTGATCCGGCCAATCGATGCAGCGCTCGAACAACAGCTCATCAGCAAGGCCGAGGCCGAGGAGGCGCGTCTGCCGCATGTCTATGTGTTCGGCGGCGGCCATGTCGGCCAGGCGCTGGCCGCGTCGCTCGCGCTCCTGCCCGTCCATGCCGTCGTCGTCGAGACGCGGGCGGATGCGCTGGAGGGCATGCCCGAAACGGTCGAGACGCGGCTGACGCCGATGCCCGAAAGCATCGTGCGCGAGGCGCCGGCGGGATCGGCCTTCGCCATACTCACACACGACCATGCGCTCGATTTCCTGATTGTCGCCGAGGCACTGAAGCGCGACGACACCGCCTATGTCGGCATGATCGGCTCGAAGACCAAGAAGGCGACCTTCAAGAACTGGTTCCTGAAGTCGGCCGAGGGCAGTGAGGCAGAGTTCGACCGCCTCATTTCGCCGATCGGCGGCAATGCCGTGAAAGACAAGCGCCCGCCGGTGATCGCCGCGCTCGCCGCGGCCGAGATCATGACAGCGCTGGCGTCGCACTCCGCCGAGGCATCGGCCGCGCCCGAAAAGGCGATGGCCGGTTGA
- the xdhB gene encoding xanthine dehydrogenase molybdopterin binding subunit, whose product MTKHVPNLKAQKIKGGVASDQRHDSAHKHVSGTAVYIDDMPEPAGTLHGCLGLSTATHATITKMDLSAVRAAPGVVDVLTAKDIPGENDISPTGRHDEPVLADGKVEFYGQPIFCVIAGTREEARRATRLAKVEHEQLPFVTDIGELDPRKDKLVTPPLTLRRGDAAAAIKAAPRRLKGKMRVGGQEHFYLEGHIAMAIPGEDEDVAIYSSTQHPSEVQHMVSHALGVPSHSVTVEIRRMGGGFGGKETQGNQFAALAAIAAKRHHRAVKIRPDRDDDMTATGKRHDFLIDYEVGFDDDGNILGVDFLFAARCGFSSDLSGPVTDRALFHCDNTYFWPTVHAQSAPFYTNTVSNTAFRGFGGPQGMVGAERVIDEVAFAVGKDPLEIRRKNFYGTSDRNITPYHQTVEDNIIQRIVAELEASSNYERRRREISAFNNNSRFVKRGLALTPVKFGISFTATHYNQAGALVHVYTDGSVHLNHGGTEMGQGLYLKVAQVVAEEFQIDLDQVKITATTTGKVPNTSATAASSGSDLNGMAAQNGARQIKDRLINFACEKYQVPRDQVLFLPNRVRIGNQEIPFADLVKQAYIARIQLSAAGFYKTPKIHWNRDKGEGRPFYYFAYGASCSEVSVDMLTGEYVVERTDIVHETGRSLNRAIDLGQIEGGFIQGMGWLTTEELWWDDKGRLRTHAPSTYKIPLASDRPKIFNVTLADWSEANEPTVHRSKAVGEPPFPLGMSVLHALSDAVASVADHKICPRLDAPATPERVLMAIERLKREAAKPA is encoded by the coding sequence ATGACCAAGCACGTCCCCAACCTCAAGGCACAGAAGATCAAGGGCGGCGTTGCCAGCGACCAGCGCCACGATTCCGCGCACAAGCATGTCAGCGGCACGGCGGTCTATATCGACGACATGCCGGAACCGGCGGGCACGCTGCATGGCTGCCTCGGCCTGTCCACGGCAACGCATGCCACCATCACCAAGATGGACCTGTCGGCGGTGCGCGCTGCGCCGGGCGTCGTGGACGTGCTGACGGCAAAGGATATTCCCGGCGAGAACGACATTTCGCCGACCGGCCGACACGACGAGCCGGTGCTGGCGGACGGCAAGGTTGAGTTCTATGGGCAGCCGATCTTCTGCGTCATCGCCGGGACGCGCGAGGAGGCGCGGCGCGCCACCAGGCTGGCCAAGGTCGAACACGAGCAACTGCCTTTCGTCACCGACATCGGCGAACTCGACCCGAGGAAGGATAAGCTCGTCACCCCGCCGCTGACGCTAAGGCGCGGCGATGCGGCGGCGGCGATCAAGGCGGCACCCCGCAGGCTCAAGGGAAAGATGCGGGTCGGCGGCCAGGAGCATTTTTACCTGGAAGGCCATATTGCCATGGCCATTCCCGGCGAGGACGAGGATGTCGCCATCTATTCCTCGACCCAGCATCCGAGCGAAGTCCAACATATGGTGAGCCATGCGCTCGGCGTGCCCAGCCATTCCGTCACGGTGGAAATCCGCCGCATGGGCGGCGGCTTCGGCGGCAAGGAAACGCAGGGCAACCAGTTCGCCGCGCTCGCGGCGATTGCCGCCAAGCGGCACCACCGCGCCGTCAAGATTCGGCCCGACCGGGACGACGACATGACCGCCACCGGCAAGCGCCACGACTTCCTCATCGACTACGAGGTCGGGTTTGACGACGACGGCAATATCCTCGGCGTCGACTTCTTGTTCGCGGCGCGCTGCGGCTTTTCCTCGGACCTCTCCGGTCCGGTCACCGATCGCGCGCTGTTCCATTGCGACAACACCTATTTCTGGCCGACCGTGCACGCGCAGTCGGCGCCGTTCTACACCAACACCGTGTCGAACACCGCCTTCCGCGGTTTCGGCGGACCGCAAGGCATGGTCGGCGCCGAGCGCGTCATCGACGAGGTCGCATTCGCCGTCGGCAAGGATCCGCTCGAGATCCGCAGGAAGAATTTCTACGGCACGTCCGACAGGAACATCACGCCCTACCACCAGACGGTCGAGGACAACATCATCCAACGCATCGTCGCCGAGTTGGAGGCGAGCTCGAATTATGAGCGGCGCCGGCGCGAGATCAGCGCCTTCAACAACAACAGCCGCTTCGTCAAGCGCGGCCTGGCGCTGACGCCGGTCAAGTTCGGCATCTCGTTCACCGCCACCCATTACAACCAGGCTGGCGCGCTGGTGCATGTCTATACCGACGGCTCGGTGCATCTGAACCATGGCGGCACCGAGATGGGGCAGGGCCTCTACCTCAAGGTGGCGCAAGTGGTGGCCGAGGAGTTCCAGATCGATCTCGACCAGGTGAAGATCACCGCCACCACGACCGGCAAGGTGCCGAACACCTCGGCGACCGCGGCATCGTCCGGGTCCGACCTCAACGGCATGGCGGCGCAGAACGGCGCCCGCCAGATCAAGGACCGGCTGATCAATTTCGCTTGCGAGAAATACCAGGTGCCGCGCGACCAGGTGCTATTCCTGCCCAACCGGGTGCGCATCGGAAATCAGGAGATACCCTTCGCCGACCTCGTCAAGCAGGCCTACATCGCCCGTATCCAGCTTTCGGCGGCGGGCTTCTACAAGACGCCGAAGATCCACTGGAATCGCGACAAAGGCGAGGGCCGACCCTTCTACTACTTCGCCTATGGCGCCTCCTGCTCCGAGGTGTCGGTCGACATGCTGACCGGCGAATATGTGGTCGAGCGCACCGACATAGTGCACGAGACTGGCCGCTCGCTGAACCGCGCCATCGATCTCGGCCAGATCGAGGGCGGCTTCATCCAAGGCATGGGCTGGCTCACCACGGAGGAACTCTGGTGGGACGACAAGGGCCGACTGCGCACGCATGCGCCGTCGACCTACAAGATTCCGCTCGCCTCCGACCGGCCGAAGATCTTCAACGTGACGCTCGCCGACTGGTCCGAGGCGAACGAGCCTACCGTGCATCGCTCCAAGGCGGTCGGAGAGCCGCCGTTCCCGCTCGGCATGTCGGTGCTGCATGCGCTTTCCGATGCCGTGGCGAGTGTCGCGGACCACAAAATCTGTCCGCGCCTCGACGCCCCGGCAACGCCGGAACGGGTGCTGATGGCCATCGAAAGGCTGAAGCGGGAAGCAGCAAAGCCGGCCTGA